The sequence below is a genomic window from Nitrospirota bacterium.
AGGTTGTTGCGACCCCTGATATCATGGGCGTTGTCGGTAAGCTCGGAAAGGTGCTTGGACCCCGCGGCCTGATGCCGAACCCGAAGCTCGGCACCGTAACCTTTGACGTTGCCAAGGCGGTGAAGGAGATAAAGGCAGGAAAGGTAGAGTACAAGACCGAAAAAGCCGGTGTTGTGCATGTGCCGATCGGTAAAGTTTCCTTTGATGCACAGAAGCTTCTTGACAACGCAAAAGCTATTATCGATTCTGTAACCAAGGCAAAGCCGTCAACCAGCAAGGGCAAGTATCTGAAGGGGATCTCGGTATCATCGACGATGGGCCCCGGCCTGAGGGTTGACGTGGCTACTGTTTCAACAAAGTAGTTATTACACGGACATAGTCCAGACATATAATAGTCAGAGACAGTAGGTGTGAAAGCGTAATGCGCTATCCTGGAGAAGCAGGAATAGCGTGCCTACCGAGGCTAAGAGGGATGAGAAGAGATTTTGTGATAGGGGAAAAGGCCGCGAAAGACCGCTTCAGTTTTCCCTATTTCTTATCCGTATCTGATGTTCACATGCCTGCCAGGGTCTCTGGGAAAGGAGGTCTCATCTGAAAAAGCAAGAAAAAGGACAGGTAATTACCGACCTGAGAGAAAAGTTCTCGAAGGCGAGATCAGTTGTTTTTACCGATTACAAAGGCATGACCGTTGCCGAGATGACTGACTTGAGAAGACTGCTGAACAGCTCTTCTATCGACTACAGCGTTGTCAAGAATACACTTGCCAAAATTGCATCACAGGAGACAAGTTTTTCTGTCGCAGCTGATGTGTTCACGGGTCCGGTCGGTCTTGCCATCGGCTATGACGATCCCGTGCTCGCGGTAAAAAGAGTTCTGGATTTCGTCAAGAAGAACGAAAAGCTTAAAGTAACGGGAGCCGTAGTTGAAGGACAGCTGTACGGTCCCAAGGATCTGAAGGCTATTGCAGAACTGCCGTCAAGAGAGTTACTGCTCTCGATGCTGGCCGGAGCACTTCAGGCGCCGATGGCAAAACTGGCTGGAGCACTTTCCGCTACCGTCACCGGCTTCGCCTATGCAATGGAATCACTGAAATCAAAAAAGAACAATTAACCATAATTCTAAGGAGGTTTGCATAATGTCTATTACGAAGGAACAGGTTTTTGAATTTATCGATAGCATGACGATCCTTGACATGTCCAAGTTCATCAAGGAGTTTGAAGAGAGATACAAGGTTGTAAGGGAACTTACCAGCCTTGGCCTGAAAGAGGCAAAGGACCTTGTTGACGGAGCCCCGAAGCCGCTCAAGACCGGAGTAACAAAAGAAGAAGCCGATTCCATGAAGGCAAAACTTGAAGAGCAGGGTGCAAGCGTAGAAATAAAATAACATCAAGATAAAGGTTTAGCAAACGGGTAGAGGCGGGAGAAAAGCCGTCTCTACCTTTGCCTTTACTAAGATAAGGAGACATATGGCAAGGGTACTGAGAAAGAGATTGGATTTTGGCAGGGTTCCCCAATTCCTTGAAGTTCCAAATCTTATTGAGATACAGAAGCGATCCTATGAGCAGTTTCTGCAGAAGGATTTTCCCATTGGAAAACGCAGGGACATGGGCTTGCAGTCTGCTTTTGTCAGCGTGTTCCCCATAAACGACTATAACGAGACCGCCGAGATAGAGTTTGTCGGCTATCACGTCGGTGAGCCGAAATATACCGTACGCGAAGCCCTGCAAAAAGGCATTACCTGTGCTGCGCCGCTGAAGATCAGCGTAAAACTTAATATGTTCGAAGCCGATGCGAACGGGAAGAAGAAGCTCAAAGAGTCCCGCGAACAGGACGTTTATATCGGTGAAATGCCGATCATGACGGATACCGGCACGTTTGTCATCAACGGGACAGAGCGTGTCATTGTCAGCCAGCTTCACCGTTCTCCTGGCGTATTTTTCAGTCACGACAAGGGTAAAACCCATGCAAGTGGAAGGCTGCTGTATTCTGCACGCGTGATCCCGTCACGGGGGTCCTGGCTTGATTTTGAATTTGATGCAAAAGATATTCTGTATGTAAGGATCGACAGA
It includes:
- a CDS encoding 50S ribosomal protein L1 → MGKKMNASLEKVEKGKEYSLENAIQKVKELTYVKFDETVDIVFNLGVDPRKSDQMVRGTVVLPHGTGKTLRVLVFAKGEKELEAKQAGADFVGADDLVEKINKGWLDFDKVVATPDIMGVVGKLGKVLGPRGLMPNPKLGTVTFDVAKAVKEIKAGKVEYKTEKAGVVHVPIGKVSFDAQKLLDNAKAIIDSVTKAKPSTSKGKYLKGISVSSTMGPGLRVDVATVSTK
- the rplJ gene encoding 50S ribosomal protein L10, giving the protein MKKQEKGQVITDLREKFSKARSVVFTDYKGMTVAEMTDLRRLLNSSSIDYSVVKNTLAKIASQETSFSVAADVFTGPVGLAIGYDDPVLAVKRVLDFVKKNEKLKVTGAVVEGQLYGPKDLKAIAELPSRELLLSMLAGALQAPMAKLAGALSATVTGFAYAMESLKSKKNN
- a CDS encoding ribosomal protein L7/L12, whose translation is MTKEQVFEFIDSMTILDMSKFIKEFEERYKVVRELTSLGLKEAKDLVDGAPKPLKTGVTKEEADSMKAKLEEQGASVEIK